The Leishmania braziliensis MHOM/BR/75/M2904 complete genome, chromosome 25 genome includes a region encoding these proteins:
- a CDS encoding gamma-tubulin yields the protein MPREIITIQAGQCGNQVGSEFWRQLCLEHGIRLDGVVEPYAVGGEDRKDVFFYQADDDHYVPRALLVDLEPRVINAVQRGSMQKLFNTENIFIHKEGGGAGNNWSHGYELGDQVQETLFDMIEREAENSDSLEGFVLTHSIAGGTGSGMGSYLLENLNDKFPKKLIQTYSVFPNQSRGGESDVIVQPYNSLLAVKRLTLHADCVVVLDNTALNRIVTDNLHIASPTVEQMNGLVSTVMAASTATLRYPGYMNNDLMSMLASLIPTPRCHFVCTGYTPTTLDTSNIQSSVRKTSVHDVMRRLLMPKNMMVSTSMKSGCYISLLNLIQGDVDPAQVHRSLERIRERSPTFIPWGPASIQVILSKKSPYVDTRHRVSGLVMANHTSIHTLFHRTLKQFDMLFGRGVFLDQYRKYGPTKDSLDEFSDARDVVESLVAEYKACESSDYIRNF from the coding sequence ATGCCTCGTGAGATCATCACCATTCAGGCCGGCCAGTGCGGCAACCAGGTTGGCAGCGAGTTCTGGCGGCAGCTCTGCCTCGAACACGGCATCCGCCTTGACGGCGTCGTGGAGCCGTACGCCGTTGGTGGTGAGGATCGCAAGGATGTCTTTTTCTACCAGGCGGATGACGATCACTACGTCCCGCGTGCGTTACTCGTGGACCTCGAGCCGCGCGTGATCAACGCGGTACAGCGCGGCTCGATGCAGAAGCTCTTCAACACCGAGAACATCTTCATTCACAaggaaggcggtggcgccggcaaCAACTGGTCTCATGGCTACGAGCTTGGCGACCAGGTGCAGGAGACACTCTTTGACATGATCGAGCGAGAGGCCGAGAACAGCGACAGCCTCGAAGGATTTGTTCTCACGCACTCCATTGCGGGTGGTACGGGTAGCGGCATGGGCAGCTATCTTCTCGAGAACTTGAATGACAAGTTCCCCAAGAAGCTCATCCAGACGTACAGCGTCTTTCCGAACCAGTCTCGTGGTGGCGAGAGCGACGTGATTGTCCAGCCGTACAACAGCCTGCTGGCTGTGAAACGACTGACACTGCACGCCGactgcgtcgtcgtcctcgacaACACTGCACTGAACCGAATCGTCACCGACAACCTCCACATCGCCTCCCCCACGGTGGAGCAGATGAACGGCCTCGTCAGCACCGTCATGGCCGCCTCGACGGCAACACTGCGCTACCCAGGGTACATGAATAACGATTTGATGAGCATGCTAGCCTCGCTCATCCCTACGCCTCGGTGCCACTTTGTTTGCACCGGTTACACCCCCACCACGCTCGACACCTCGAACATTCAGTCCTCGGTGCGCAAGACGTCTGTGCACGACGTGATGCGCCGACTGCTGATGCCAAAGAACATGATGGTGTCGACATCCATGAAGAGCGGCTGCTACATCTCTCTCCTGAACCTCATCCAGGGCGACGTCGACCCAGCGCAGGTGCACCGCTCCCTCGAGCGTATTCGCGAGCGGTCACCGACGTTCATTCCGTGGGGACCGGCCTCCATTCAGGTCATTCTGTCAAAGAAATCGCCATACGTAGACACGCGGCACCGGGTAAGCGGCCTCGTGATGGCAAACCACACGAGCATCCACACCCTCTTTCACCGCACGCTGAAGCAGTTTGACATGCTCTTCGGCCGCGGCGTCTTCCTCGACCAGTACCGTAAGTACGGACCAACCAAGGACAGCCTGGATGAGTTCAGCGACGCGAGAGACGTTGTGGAGAGCTTGGTGGCGGAATACAAGGCGTGTGAGAGCTCCGACTACATCCGAAACTTTTGA